One genomic segment of Eriocheir sinensis breed Jianghai 21 chromosome 66, ASM2467909v1, whole genome shotgun sequence includes these proteins:
- the LOC126987820 gene encoding inositol oxygenase-like isoform X1: protein MERRRGALQYLRWDPKLSPARIPPEVKAFTMADSKSSTKVLMIDPSLVFRPEEAVKESGDWQFRTFDENSTDPQQMMVKNTYLQMHTHQCVDYVKRKHKEWGQFNKFEATIMEALEKLNDLMDESDPDVDVPNHIHAFQTAERLREAHPDKDWLHLTGLLHDLGKVMVFYGEPQWSTVGDTFAVGCEFSPSIVYRNSTFHDNPDLNNPKFNTKYGMYEPNCGLEKVYISWGHDEYMYQVLKHNKCTLPEEAMYIIRFHSFYPWHGSGDYYHLCDNRDMEMLPWIKEFNKFDLYTKKQKIPDMKALQPYYQSLVDKYCPGKLKW from the exons atggagaggaggaggggggcgttGCAGTATTTAAGATGGGACCCAAAGCTGTCCCCTGCCAGAATCCCCCCTGAAGTCAAGGCGTTCACAATGGCA GACTCTAAGAGCAGCACGAAGGTCCTTATGATCGACCCCTCTCTGGTGTTCCGGCCGGAGGAGGCGGTGAAAGAGAGCGGTGACTGGCAGTTCAGGACCTTTGATGAGAACTCGACCGACCCGCAGCAGATGATGGTCAAAAACACATACCTACAGATGCACACCCACCAATGCGTCGACTAcgtgaagaggaag CACAAGGAGTGGGGTCAGTTCAACAAGTTCGAGGCCACGATCATGGAGGCGTTGGAGAAGCTGAACGACCTGATGGACGAGAGTGACCCTGATGTCGACGTTCCCAACCACATCCACGCCTTCCAGACCGCCGAGCGTTTGCGTGAGGCCCACCCCGACAAGGACTGGCTGCACCTGACGGGCCTCCTCCACGACTTGGGGAAG GTGATGGTCTTCTACGGGGAGCCCCAGTGGTCCACGGTGGGAGACACGTTCGCGGTGGGCTGCGAGTTCTCTCCCTCCATCGTGTACCGAAACTCAACCTTCCACGACAACCCCGACCTCAACAACCCTAAATTTAA CACCAAGTACGGGATGTATGAACCGAACTGTGGCCTGGAGAAGGTGTACATCTCCTGGGGTCACGACGAGTACATGTACCAGGTCCTGAAGCACAACAAATGTACACTGCCGGAGGAGGCCATGTACATCATCAG GTTCCACTCGTTCTACCCGTGGCACGGCAGCGGGGACTACTACCACCTCTGCGACAACCGTGACATGGAGATGCTACCCTGGATCAAGGAGTTCAA CAAATTCGACCTGTACACCAAGAAGCAGAAGATCCCCGACATGAAGGCGCTGCAGCCCTACTACCAGAGCCTCGTCGACAAGTACTGCCCCGGCAAACTCAAGTGGTAG
- the LOC126987820 gene encoding inositol oxygenase-like isoform X2 has product MDSKSSTKVLMIDPSLVFRPEEAVKESGDWQFRTFDENSTDPQQMMVKNTYLQMHTHQCVDYVKRKHKEWGQFNKFEATIMEALEKLNDLMDESDPDVDVPNHIHAFQTAERLREAHPDKDWLHLTGLLHDLGKVMVFYGEPQWSTVGDTFAVGCEFSPSIVYRNSTFHDNPDLNNPKFNTKYGMYEPNCGLEKVYISWGHDEYMYQVLKHNKCTLPEEAMYIIRFHSFYPWHGSGDYYHLCDNRDMEMLPWIKEFNKFDLYTKKQKIPDMKALQPYYQSLVDKYCPGKLKW; this is encoded by the exons GACTCTAAGAGCAGCACGAAGGTCCTTATGATCGACCCCTCTCTGGTGTTCCGGCCGGAGGAGGCGGTGAAAGAGAGCGGTGACTGGCAGTTCAGGACCTTTGATGAGAACTCGACCGACCCGCAGCAGATGATGGTCAAAAACACATACCTACAGATGCACACCCACCAATGCGTCGACTAcgtgaagaggaag CACAAGGAGTGGGGTCAGTTCAACAAGTTCGAGGCCACGATCATGGAGGCGTTGGAGAAGCTGAACGACCTGATGGACGAGAGTGACCCTGATGTCGACGTTCCCAACCACATCCACGCCTTCCAGACCGCCGAGCGTTTGCGTGAGGCCCACCCCGACAAGGACTGGCTGCACCTGACGGGCCTCCTCCACGACTTGGGGAAG GTGATGGTCTTCTACGGGGAGCCCCAGTGGTCCACGGTGGGAGACACGTTCGCGGTGGGCTGCGAGTTCTCTCCCTCCATCGTGTACCGAAACTCAACCTTCCACGACAACCCCGACCTCAACAACCCTAAATTTAA CACCAAGTACGGGATGTATGAACCGAACTGTGGCCTGGAGAAGGTGTACATCTCCTGGGGTCACGACGAGTACATGTACCAGGTCCTGAAGCACAACAAATGTACACTGCCGGAGGAGGCCATGTACATCATCAG GTTCCACTCGTTCTACCCGTGGCACGGCAGCGGGGACTACTACCACCTCTGCGACAACCGTGACATGGAGATGCTACCCTGGATCAAGGAGTTCAA CAAATTCGACCTGTACACCAAGAAGCAGAAGATCCCCGACATGAAGGCGCTGCAGCCCTACTACCAGAGCCTCGTCGACAAGTACTGCCCCGGCAAACTCAAGTGGTAG